A window from Peptococcaceae bacterium 1198_IL3148 encodes these proteins:
- a CDS encoding GNAT family N-acetyltransferase, with protein MIFYDPKESVNEKDIKVANGLIFTPRGVIHLEGPVTKNYVQRLSMHRELNNFRPANRQQEALATITELPNGRVFLARYDQEIIGYVTFHHPDEYSRWHKHPWVLELGAIEVSRSWRKYKVAQHLLQQAFNDAFIEDFIIITIEYCWHWDLRSSGLTMWDYQRMLTKLFSSVGLKKRATDDPDILEHPANVLMVRPGKNVPKEAIQRFEELTFRSKFF; from the coding sequence ATGATTTTTTATGATCCTAAGGAATCTGTAAACGAAAAGGATATTAAGGTGGCCAATGGATTAATCTTTACTCCCAGAGGAGTAATTCATTTAGAAGGTCCGGTTACTAAAAACTATGTGCAACGGCTATCGATGCACCGGGAGCTGAATAATTTTCGGCCAGCGAATCGGCAACAAGAAGCATTGGCTACTATTACAGAGTTGCCAAATGGCAGGGTTTTTCTGGCGCGCTATGACCAAGAAATTATTGGCTACGTTACTTTTCATCACCCAGATGAGTACAGCCGGTGGCATAAACATCCTTGGGTGTTAGAGCTGGGAGCCATTGAGGTCAGTCGCAGTTGGCGCAAGTATAAAGTGGCTCAACATTTATTGCAACAGGCCTTTAATGACGCCTTTATAGAAGATTTTATTATAATCACCATTGAGTATTGTTGGCATTGGGATTTGCGCAGCAGTGGCTTAACAATGTGGGATTATCAACGAATGTTAACTAAACTTTTTTCAAGTGTTGGATTAAAAAAACGCGCCACCGATGATCCAGACATACTAGAACATCCTGCCAACGTTCTTATGGTACGACCTGGCAAAAATGTTCCCAAAGAGGCAATCCAGCGGTTTGAGGAGTTGACTTTCCGCAGTAAGTTTTTTTAA